In a genomic window of Apteryx mantelli isolate bAptMan1 chromosome 2, bAptMan1.hap1, whole genome shotgun sequence:
- the WIPF3 gene encoding WAS/WASL-interacting protein family member 3 isoform X1, with amino-acid sequence MPVPPPPPPPPPPPPPSGGPPPPPPLTSSELPKLRKEDQKARSALLADIQQGTRLRKVTQINDRSAPQIEKPKGTNRDDGVNSAINKGGSQQPLGGLFAGGFPVLRPAGQRDMPAGRFGQLPGVRATPPKTAAPLNSMAKAGSNPAHLPDGPKAAALPELPSTLRPSLARPSLPAPPPPPPTASKPSLTFPPPPPLPPPVERPSKGIAPSSAPAPPLPPPQADKPAKFQAAASHPPPPPPPLPPVPPCGFPGRTTDFAVPPSLPETRDYPLPTPPPLPSPLPTAHSQSTNRLSFPPSPAFNSAMSSGDAPPPLPPKSPHLLSHLHKPNIQSLPLPPTPTLPQPAVVVETRKKRPGRGAGTGAGKLMTPPQPPARSPTTELTSKSGVSAWATVHDPYPPLKNGNMHIIDDFESKFTFHSVEDFPPPDEFKPFQKIYPSKIARDPSKNPPLRTHVR; translated from the exons ATGCCTGTGCCACcgccaccacctcctcctccaccacctccacCACCTTCTGGAGggccccctccaccaccacctctg ACAAGTTCAGAACTACCAAAATTGCGAAAGGAAGACCAAAAAGCACGAAGTGCACTGTTAGCTGATATCCAGCAAGGGACTCGCTTAAGAAAAGTGACTCAAATCAATGACCGAAGTGCACCACAGATTGAAA AACCCAAAGGAACTAACAGAGATGATGGAGTTAATTCAGCCATTAACAAAGGTGGTTCTCAGCAGCCTCTGGGGGGCTTATTTGCTGGTGGCTTTCCTGTTCTCAGACCAGCAGGCCAGAGAGACATGCCAG CTGGAAGGTTTGGACAGCTTCCTGGGGTCCGAGCAACACCTCCCAAGACTGCAGCCCCACTAAACAGCATGGCAAAGGCGGGCAGTAACCCTGCGCATCTGCCTGATGGTCCAAAGGCAGCTGCCCTGCCAGAGCTGCCCAGCACCTTGCGGCCCAGCCTGGCCCGGCCCAGCCTGCCTGCCCCTCCTCCACCGCCTCCTACTGCCAGCAAACCTTCCCTCACTTTCCCTCCTCCACCACCTCTTCCCCCTCCAGTGGAAAGGCCTTCCAAGGGGATagcacccagctctgctcctgcaccACCACTCCCTCCTCCTCAGGCTGACAAACCTGCGAAATTTCAAGCAGCCGCTTCGCACCCACCTCCGCCACCTCCCCCCTtgccccctgtgcccccctgtggatttccaggcaggacaacTGACTTTGCTGTTCCTCCCTCTCTACCTGAAACAAGGGATTATCCACTGCCCACACCGCCCCCGCTGCCGTCCCCTCTGCCCACTGCACATTCCCAGTCCACTAACAGGCTCTCCTTCCCGCCCTCCCCGGCCTTTAACAGTGCCATGAGCAGTGGTGATGCACCCCCTCCACTGCCCCCCAAGTCTCCGCACTTGCTGTCGCACTTGCATAAGCCTAATATTCAGTCGCTCCCTCTTCCTCCTACCCCCACCCTCCCTCAGCCAGCAGTGGTGGTGGAGACCAGGAAGAAGAGACCAGGCCGAGGCGCAG GAACTGGTGCTGGGAAGCTAATGACCCCTCCGCAGCCACCAGCAAGATCACCAACAACCGAACTTACAAGCAAGTCTGGAGTCTCAGCCTGGGCAACAGTTCATGACCCTTATCCAcctcttaaaaatggaaatatgcATATCATTG ATGACTTTGAATCTAAATTTACCTTCCATTCTGTGGAAGATTTTCCCCCACCTGATGAATTCAAGCCATTTCAGAAAATTTATCCCAGCAAGATAGCTAGAG ATCCCTCTAAAAACCCTCCATTAAGAACACATGTGAGATGA
- the WIPF3 gene encoding WAS/WASL-interacting protein family member 3 isoform X2, producing MPVPPPPPPPPPPPPPSGGPPPPPPLTSSELPKLRKEDQKARSALLADIQQGTRLRKVTQINDRSAPQIEKPKGTNRDDGVNSAINKGGSQQPLGGLFAGGFPVLRPAGQRDMPAGRFGQLPGVRATPPKTAAPLNSMAKAGSNPAHLPDGPKAAALPELPSTLRPSLARPSLPAPPPPPPTASKPSLTFPPPPPLPPPVERPSKGIAPSSAPAPPLPPPQADKPAKFQAAASHPPPPPPPLPPVPPCGFPGRTTDFAVPPSLPETRDYPLPTPPPLPSPLPTAHSQSTNRLSFPPSPAFNSAMSSGDAPPPLPPKSPHLLSHLHKPNIQSLPLPPTPTLPQPAVVVETRKKRPGRGAEIQTAT from the exons ATGCCTGTGCCACcgccaccacctcctcctccaccacctccacCACCTTCTGGAGggccccctccaccaccacctctg ACAAGTTCAGAACTACCAAAATTGCGAAAGGAAGACCAAAAAGCACGAAGTGCACTGTTAGCTGATATCCAGCAAGGGACTCGCTTAAGAAAAGTGACTCAAATCAATGACCGAAGTGCACCACAGATTGAAA AACCCAAAGGAACTAACAGAGATGATGGAGTTAATTCAGCCATTAACAAAGGTGGTTCTCAGCAGCCTCTGGGGGGCTTATTTGCTGGTGGCTTTCCTGTTCTCAGACCAGCAGGCCAGAGAGACATGCCAG CTGGAAGGTTTGGACAGCTTCCTGGGGTCCGAGCAACACCTCCCAAGACTGCAGCCCCACTAAACAGCATGGCAAAGGCGGGCAGTAACCCTGCGCATCTGCCTGATGGTCCAAAGGCAGCTGCCCTGCCAGAGCTGCCCAGCACCTTGCGGCCCAGCCTGGCCCGGCCCAGCCTGCCTGCCCCTCCTCCACCGCCTCCTACTGCCAGCAAACCTTCCCTCACTTTCCCTCCTCCACCACCTCTTCCCCCTCCAGTGGAAAGGCCTTCCAAGGGGATagcacccagctctgctcctgcaccACCACTCCCTCCTCCTCAGGCTGACAAACCTGCGAAATTTCAAGCAGCCGCTTCGCACCCACCTCCGCCACCTCCCCCCTtgccccctgtgcccccctgtggatttccaggcaggacaacTGACTTTGCTGTTCCTCCCTCTCTACCTGAAACAAGGGATTATCCACTGCCCACACCGCCCCCGCTGCCGTCCCCTCTGCCCACTGCACATTCCCAGTCCACTAACAGGCTCTCCTTCCCGCCCTCCCCGGCCTTTAACAGTGCCATGAGCAGTGGTGATGCACCCCCTCCACTGCCCCCCAAGTCTCCGCACTTGCTGTCGCACTTGCATAAGCCTAATATTCAGTCGCTCCCTCTTCCTCCTACCCCCACCCTCCCTCAGCCAGCAGTGGTGGTGGAGACCAGGAAGAAGAGACCAGGCCGAGGCGCAG AAATACAGACAGCTACTTAA